From the genome of bacterium:
CAATTCTTGCGATTTCTAAGGGTTATCTAATGGCCTTTTTCTGGATTCTTCCCCTTTGGAATTTTATGTATATTACCCTTTACTCTGCAGTCACAAAGCTTTCCGGGGAAAATGAAAGAGCAACTGCCTTTGGTTTCTTGAATTCGACGTTAAACTTTGCAATTTTTCTTTCTGCTTTGTCAGGAATTCTTGCCGATAAGTTTGGAAGGATGGCGAGTGTAGGTTTTGGATTGGTCTCTATTTTGGTAAGCCTTTTGATATTCTTAGAGCTTTTTAAGAGTGTTTCAAAGGGAGCTCGCAATATTGACTGAACAACATCTTTGCACTATAATAATATTACTAACGCGGGGTGGAGCAGTCCGGTAGCTCGTCGGGCTCATAACCCGAAGGTCGCTGGTTCAAATCCAGCCCCCGCTACTGTCTTATTCCTGGCGGTGTAGCTCAGCTGGCAGAGCAGAGGAATCATAATCCTCGTGTCGGGGGTTCGACTCCCTCCGCCGCCATTCTTTTTAATTTCCGTATTTCCCGGTTTAAAATTATTTCATGTCGGCAATTATTATTGATGGAAGACTTATTAGGGAAAAAGTACTGGAGGAGTTAAAAGAACAGATTGCTTGTTTGAATCTTCACCGTCCACTAAAACTTGCTATCTTTCAGTATAATCCTCAAATTTCCGATGCCCTCTACGTCAGTTCACTTAAGAAGGTAGCAAAAAAACTTGAGGTTGAGGTAGAGGTTAAAACCTTCGAAGACCTTGAAACACTTAAAAGTGCAATTTATGAATACAATGTGAATGATTTTGTTGATGGTATTATGTTGCAAATAGCTAATAAGAGTGATTACCTCCATTATACTTCTCTAATTCTGCCTGAAAAGGATGTAGATGGCGCAAGTCCTTTAAACCTTGGAAAACTTATAAGAAAAGATAAGGGCCTTAGACCTGCCACTGCAGATGCCGTGATAAGGATATTAAAAGAGGCTGGCTATGAAATTCGTGGGAAAAATGCTTGTGTTCTTGGAAGAAGTTTCCGTTCTGGGCTTCCTATTGCTATTATGCTTATGAATGAAGATGCGACCTGCACGGTATGTCATTCTTACACGAAGGATATAAATGTCTATACAACAGAGGCAGATATACTGGTTGTCGCGGTAGGGCGTGCAGGCTTTATAGGGGCGGATATGGTAAAAGAAGGGGCCTTTGTAATTGACGTTGGAATTAATCAGGTCGGTGATAAAGTTGTTGGCGATGTTAATTTTGATGAAGTTAAGGAAAAAAGTGCTTTTATTACACCGGTGCCTGGTGGTGTCGGGTCTGTTACCGATGTTATGATTTTTAGAAATTTAATAAAAGGAGTGATTTTTAGAAATGAAAAGCGATATTGAGATTGCAGGTAGTGTAAAACTTTTAAGCATAGACCATATCGCCGCGAGGTTAGGCATTGATTGCCAGTTTATCACCCATTGTGGTGATTTCAAGGCTAAAATTAACCCCAAAATACTGGAAACTAAAGAATTTCAAGAAAAGAAAGAAGGTAATTTAATCCTCGTTACGGCAACGACTCCAACCCCATACGGTGAAGGGAAAACTACGGTTTCCATAGGACTTTCTGATGCTATAAACAAGCTGGGTTATAAATCTATTGTTACATTAAGAGAGCCTTCAATGGGCCCCGTTTTTGGTATTAAGGGTGGAGCCGCAGGTGGAGGATACGCTCAGGTTGTTCCTATGGAAGATATAAATCTTCATTTTACCGGTGATTTTCACGCAGTCTCTATCGCTCATAATTTAATCTCAGCAGTCATTGACAATCACATTCACCAAGGTAATGAACTTGGAATAGACTACAGGAAGGTGGTCTGGAAAAGGGTGGTTGATCTGAATGATAGGGCCCTCAGAAAAGTCATTGTGGGCCTGGGTGGACCTTCTAACGGGTTTCCACGGGAAGATAGTTTTGACATAACCGCCGCTTCAGAGATCATGGCAATTCTTGGTTTGTCATTAAATTACAAGGATTTAAAAGAAAGAATTTCCAATATTGTAGTCGGTTATAGCAAGCAAAATAACCCCATCAGAATCCGGGACCTGAAAATCCAGGGTGCGGTTGGAGCCCTCTTAAGGGATGCCTTCAAACCCAACCTTGTTCAATCGCTGGAAAACAATCCTGCCTTTATTCACACAGGCCCCTTCGCAAATATTGCCCATGGTACTAACTCTCTCATAGCTACAAAACTTGCTCTGAAGCTTGCCGATTTTGTGGTTACTGAGGCTGGGTTTGGCACGGATCTTGGAGGTGAGAAGTTTGTGGATATCGTTTCTCGCGTGGGGAATTTAAGACCTAAGGCTGCTGTACTTGTGACTTCTGTCAGGGCACTCAAACATCATGGTGGGGTTAAAAAGCAGGAACTTACCGTTGAGAATCTTGAGGCTTTGAAAAAAGGCCTTGAAAATCTTGATAAGCACATGGAAAATCTGGAATTTTTCAATATTCCTTTTGTGGTGGCTTTGAATAGGTTTCCTTCAGATACCGAGAAAGAGCTTGAGCTGGTTGTGAATTATGTTCTTTCGAAGGGTAAAGACATTGCGATTGTCGAAGTCTGGGCCAAGGGTTCGGAAGGCGGCATTGAACTTGCTAAAAAGGTGATTGAAGCTGTCAAGAAAGCAAATGGGGAACTAAATTTTGTGTATGATATTGAAGACCCGATACCTGTTAAAATTGAAAAAATTGCAAAGCAGATTTATGGCGCCAAAGCGGTTATAATAGATAGGGATGCGGAAAAAGATATAATGAACTTTGAGAAGCAAGGATTTGAGAATTTATATGTTTGTGTTGCAAAAACCCAACTCTCCCTCTCCGGAGATCCGAAACTCCTTGGCAGGCCAAGGGATTTTTCACTTCATATTAGAGAAGTTCGATTGAGTGCGGGGGCAGGTTTTGTAGTTCCCATTGTGGGGGAAATTATGACCATGCCTGGCTTACCCAAAACTCCCTCTGCTGAGTTTATTGACATTGATGAAAACGGTAAGATAACGGGTTTGTTCTGATGAAGATAGCAATTGTTGGCGAGAGCTTTGCAGGAAAAACTACCCTTTTAAAAATTCTAACAAATAATAACTTTTCACGTAGTTCAAACTACTTTTCGGGTGTGGGTACCTTTGTTCTTGAAGACCCCAATCTTGACTATCTCTTTGAGCTTTACAATTCGGGTAAAAAAACTCCTATGCACGTTGAGGTTTTCGATTTTGATGGGCTGGGCAAATTATGGAAAGATGAAAAAAGAGGGGAAATCAAAAATGAGCTTTCAGATTTTGATGCCTTGATTTGTGTTATCTCTGACTTTCAAGAAACTACCCTTGAAAACTCTTTTTACAATCTGGAGTACAAACTTCTTCTTACTGATCTTGATTTCGTAGAAAGACGTATTGAGTCGCTGAAAAGAGAAAGAATTAAAAAGAAGATTAATGAAGATGAAATAGTTTTGCTTGAGAAAGTTGACTCTTGGCTTTCTAATGAAAAACCTTTACATTCCTTGGATTTATCAGAAAAAGAAAGAGACCTGATAAGGGGGTATGTTTTTCTTTCCATTTTGCCACAAATCTTTGTCATAAATCGCGAGGAATCCAGAATCGGAGAAGAACTCCCATCTGAACTTCTTATTAAGATCGAAGAAAGGAATTCACCTTATTTTGTAACTTCTTTAAAAGTTGAGGAAGAACTAATGGGCTTAGAGGGGGACGAGAAGATTGAAATTCTTAAAGAGTTTGGAATAAAGGATGACATTAAAACAGCCATTTCTGGTGTTGTCAAGGATGTGCTGGAATTAACCTTTTTCTATACCGCTGGTAAAACAGAAGCCAGGGTTTGGGCTGTGAGGAAAGGAGCTACTGCTAAAGAGGCGGCCGGTAAGATTCACAGTGACATGGAAAGGGGGTTTATTAGGGCAGAGGTAATTAACATTGATGACCTTAAAAAGGCTGGGAGTGAAAAGAAGGCAAAAGAATTGGGACTTTACCGTCTTGAAGGCAAAGATTACATCGTGAAAGATGGAGACATTCTCCATATTAGGTTTTCGGTATGAATCATCCCTTTGGAGATTATCTCCTGAACCTTGAAAGGCCAGCACGCTACATTGGAGCGGAATTTAACGCTGTTAGAAAACCTCTTGATAATATTAAATTGCACGTAGGTCTGCTTTATCCTGAAATCTACGAAATCGGAATGTCCAATTTAGGATTGAAGATAATATACCACATATTTAACAGCTATCCTGATGTGTACGCGGAAAGGATATTTTTGCCGTGGATTGATGCTATTGAATACATGAAGCACAAACAGATTCCCCTTTTTACCCTTGAAAGATTTACACCGGTGAAAAATCTTGATTTACTTGGCATTTCACTCCATACCGAGTTGAACTATACGAATGTGCTTTTGGCTTTGGAACTTTCTCAGGTTCCGTTGCTGAGAGAAGAGAGAATGAAAGGTAAGTATCCTCTCGTTGTCGTTGGAGGACCTTCAAGCTTTAATCCCCTTCCCCTTGAACCTTTCGTAGATTTTTTTGTGGTTGGGGAAGGTGAGAACGTTGTTAAGAAGCTGATACCTTATCTCATAGATTACAAAAGGGGAAAACTTACCATTTCCGAGTTATATGAAGGGATTGCGGAAATTGAAGGTATTTATGTGCCCGAAATTTCAAAGAAAACTAAACGTGCAACTGCCTATTTCAGTTATGATGACTTTCCTGTGGACCAAATTGTACCTACGATGGAAATCGTACACCACCGCTATGTTGTTGAACTTATGAGGGGATGTACGAGGGGATGTCGTTTCTGTCAGGGGGGATTCACTTACAGACCTCTGAGAGTTCGTGATCCGGAAGAAGTGTTAAAAATCATAGATGAGGGGCTGAAAAGAACAGGTTTTGATGAAGTGGGTCTTCTGGCCTTTTCCATATCTGATTATCCCTATTTAAATGAGCTTATTAGGGCTTTTAAAAAGCGGTTTGGAAATACCCACATTTCTTTACCAAGCCTTCCCATCAATTCCTTAGACGAAAGTTTACTCATGGAGTTTGAAGAACTCAGACGTTTCGGCATCACCCTTGCACCAGAAGTGGCTTCAGAAAAGTTAAGAAGAGTCATTAACAAAAATGTCCCTCTTGAGAGCATATTTAGAACGCTGGACCTTGCTGTTCAATTTAATTTTCGTCATGTTAAACTTTATTTGATGATAGGTGTACCCGGTGAAACAGAAGAGGACCTTAAAGAGATGGTGAATTTCTTGAAGGACCTTTCAACCCATTACAAGAGGTTAAATTTTAAAGCCTCTATCTCTCCTTTTGTTCCTCGCCCCCATACACCGTTTCAATATGCCCGTCAGGAGCCCCCCGAAGAGATATACCTGAAGATTGATTATTTAAAAAAAGCTGTAGGGAGGCTGAAGAACTTAACCCTCAGTTTTCATGACCCGAAAATGAGCCTTATTGAGGGTGTCTTCGGACGAGGTGATAGGGCCCTGGCCCCTGTTTTGCTTGATGTTTACAAAGAAGGAGCAATTTTTGATTCAAGAAGTGAGTTTTTTGATTTTAACAAATATTTAAGAGCTTTTGAAAAAAATGGTGTTGACCCCATAAAGTATGCTTCCCGTCGGAGTCCCGAAGAAGAGATGCCCTGGGAGATTATAGAGACAGGAGTTTATCCTAAATTTTTAAAGAGTGAATTTTTCAGATCTAAGAAAACGACTTATACGGTGGATTGCATGGTAAAGGGTTGTCAAGGATGTGGTCTTTGGATTAGGGAAGGTTATGAACTTTGCAAAAAGGGACTCAAAAAGGTTGAAAAGGTTGAGTTGTTTGGGAATAATCTAGGGCAAAAAAGTGCCGTTAGATTTAGTGGATATTTGATGGTCTATAAAGTGAAAGATAGGTCAAGGTTTATCTCTCAGAGGGATCTTTCCAAAATAATCGTTAATCTGCTTAGGGCATGTGGTGTAAGTCTTCGGTATTCTCAGGGGTATGTACCCCATCCTAAGATTTCTATGCCAAATCCACTACCCCTTGGAGTTGAGAGTGAAGAAGAATACCTCTATTTTGAAGCAGAGGTTATTGAAGATCTTGATAATCTTGTCAAAAGTTTAAACTATGTGTCCGTTTCAGGGCTTGAAATTCTCTCAATTGAGCCTATGGATAAAAAACCCGACTGGAAAAAGCTTAGCACAGCGAAATTCAGGTTGGAAAAGGATGGAAAATCTGAGGAGTTCATTTTGGACTTGAGCCAGAGTTCTCTTCATAAGTTTTTAAAAGAGAGTTTTGGAATCGATAGGCGCGATTTGAGTTCCGTGAGAATCAAAAGGGTAGCGGTTTTAAAGTAAAAATGAAAGTTTTGCTCGTTAATCCTCCTGTTTATGATTTTGCCCTTCATGACTACTGGCTAAAGCCATATGGCCTTTTGAGAATAGCATCAGCATTGAAAAAGGAAGGGATTGAGTTTAATTTCTTTGATTTTCTTGACAGAGGACATCCTTTCTATAAGAAGCTGGACTTAAAGACCGATGAGTATGGTAGGGGAAAGTTTTATTATGAGGAGGTAAAAAAACCGGATGTTATATCTTTTATTCCCAGAAAATTTAAAAGATACGGCTTACCGACTGATATTTTTTTAGAGGAAACCTTCTCTAAGGAATATGACTTTGTTTTTATAACTACTGGGATGACTTATTGGTATCTCGGAGTAAGGGAAGTAATTGATATTGCAAGGGAAAGATGGCCAATGGCGAGAATAGTTGTGGGAGGAATTGCAGCGACACTAATGCATGAGTTTTACCTTTCTCTCGGAGCTGATGAAGTTGTATTGGGTGATAACTGGGAAAGCTTTTGGAGTAAAAATTTCTATTTAAATCCTCTTGATGAGCTTCCTTACTATGAAGTTTATGAGGACTTAAATTATGCAGTTTTGAGGATTAATGAAGGTTGTCCTTTAAGGTGTACCTATTGTGCGTCATTTCTGCTTAAGCCCAGATTTAGAACCTTTGACGTTTCAAGACTTGTGGGTCTTGTTGAAGAACTTTACTTTGGTAAAGGAGTTAGGGATTTTGTATTTTACGATGATGCATTGCTTTACAATCTCGATGCTGGACTTTTGCCTTTTCAGGACAAACTGAGGGAAAGGAATTTACTTGGCAAAATCCGCTTCCATACACCCAATGCCCTTCATGTAAGAAAAATTAATAGAGAGACGGCAATCCTTCTTAAAGAGATGGGCTTTGAGACGATATTCCTGGGTGTAGAGACGATTAATCCAGATCTTTTGAAAAAGGTGGGTTTTAAACTCTCCTATAAAGATTTTGAAGAGGCTGTAAAGAATTTAAAAGAGGCAGGTTTTTCCGGAGATAAAATAACCGCCTACATATTTCTTGGCCTGCCCGGGCAAAGTCCAGAGGAGGTTGAGGAAAATATTAAAATAATTTCAGAATTTGGTATCAGAATTTCTCTCTCAGAGTTTTCACCTATCCCTGGTACCCCCTTGGGAAATCGGGTTATTGAGGAATTTAAACTATTTGACCCGCTTCTTACCAACAACTCAGTTTTTCCGGCAATTTACTACGGTTTAGAAACGGTAAACCGTTTAAAAAATCTCAAAAATGAACTTCAGAAAAAGTTCCTCTCTACTTTACATTGAGAAAAGGAATTCTTACTGTTTCGCCTCTCTCATAGCTACTTAATGCCTTTTCTTGTACACCCCTATCTGGGTGTAAAAGGTCAATAACCTTAGGAGCGGACGTGGATTTTGCTCCACCAAATTCCCATTCGCCTCTTGCCGATTGTAATGTTCTTAAACTTTCTTTTCCATAACCATCGTATGAATAGCCGGTTAGAGATATTCTTGCCCCTTTCAGATCCCCTGTAAACTTTTTGGAGACAGCAAAAACGACTTCTCTGTTTTCGTAGTCTACGTAAATGTCAGGAACTTCAAGGAGCTCCATAGAAGTATTATAGACTCCACAAGCGTTATCCCAGCCGGAGACCATGATGGCAACATCCCATTGATTTTCTATCTGATAGTTGAGGGAAGGTTTTATGGGGTCAGTTTTTCCGCCGTCTCTATTATCAATATAGAGGAAGAAGATTTGTTGTGAAAATCCATAGGGGGCATTCCATGGGTTATCCAATTCTCCTACCTTTATTGAAAAGATGTAGCTTTTATCTGTTTCAAAAATTTCTAAACCCTTGATGTCAAAAATGCCTTTCTTAAATACGCCGTTTGACGGATAGAGATAATAACCAGGGCCGTAATCATCGCCTTCAACATCTTTTATTTTGTAAATCTCCTTTGCTGAAATCCGGGGGTCGGATTTTGCCATGACCGAAGCAGAATAAGAGGTTTTTCTCGCCTCTTCCAGGATTGACTTATCAAGAAAGTCGGGATAGGGCTTACCAAGGATTTCATAGACATTTTTAAGGGTTCTTCTGAACATTATGTCGGTCCATCGGTCGTCGCCTGCGCTCTGGTCAGCTCCAAAGAACCAGAACCAGTCGCTCCCTTCGGCAGATGCCA
Proteins encoded in this window:
- a CDS encoding bifunctional 5,10-methylenetetrahydrofolate dehydrogenase/5,10-methenyltetrahydrofolate cyclohydrolase, with protein sequence MSAIIIDGRLIREKVLEELKEQIACLNLHRPLKLAIFQYNPQISDALYVSSLKKVAKKLEVEVEVKTFEDLETLKSAIYEYNVNDFVDGIMLQIANKSDYLHYTSLILPEKDVDGASPLNLGKLIRKDKGLRPATADAVIRILKEAGYEIRGKNACVLGRSFRSGLPIAIMLMNEDATCTVCHSYTKDINVYTTEADILVVAVGRAGFIGADMVKEGAFVIDVGINQVGDKVVGDVNFDEVKEKSAFITPVPGGVGSVTDVMIFRNLIKGVIFRNEKRY
- a CDS encoding formate--tetrahydrofolate ligase, producing MKSDIEIAGSVKLLSIDHIAARLGIDCQFITHCGDFKAKINPKILETKEFQEKKEGNLILVTATTPTPYGEGKTTVSIGLSDAINKLGYKSIVTLREPSMGPVFGIKGGAAGGGYAQVVPMEDINLHFTGDFHAVSIAHNLISAVIDNHIHQGNELGIDYRKVVWKRVVDLNDRALRKVIVGLGGPSNGFPREDSFDITAASEIMAILGLSLNYKDLKERISNIVVGYSKQNNPIRIRDLKIQGAVGALLRDAFKPNLVQSLENNPAFIHTGPFANIAHGTNSLIATKLALKLADFVVTEAGFGTDLGGEKFVDIVSRVGNLRPKAAVLVTSVRALKHHGGVKKQELTVENLEALKKGLENLDKHMENLEFFNIPFVVALNRFPSDTEKELELVVNYVLSKGKDIAIVEVWAKGSEGGIELAKKVIEAVKKANGELNFVYDIEDPIPVKIEKIAKQIYGAKAVIIDRDAEKDIMNFEKQGFENLYVCVAKTQLSLSGDPKLLGRPRDFSLHIREVRLSAGAGFVVPIVGEIMTMPGLPKTPSAEFIDIDENGKITGLF
- a CDS encoding DUF933 domain-containing protein; its protein translation is MKIAIVGESFAGKTTLLKILTNNNFSRSSNYFSGVGTFVLEDPNLDYLFELYNSGKKTPMHVEVFDFDGLGKLWKDEKRGEIKNELSDFDALICVISDFQETTLENSFYNLEYKLLLTDLDFVERRIESLKRERIKKKINEDEIVLLEKVDSWLSNEKPLHSLDLSEKERDLIRGYVFLSILPQIFVINREESRIGEELPSELLIKIEERNSPYFVTSLKVEEELMGLEGDEKIEILKEFGIKDDIKTAISGVVKDVLELTFFYTAGKTEARVWAVRKGATAKEAAGKIHSDMERGFIRAEVINIDDLKKAGSEKKAKELGLYRLEGKDYIVKDGDILHIRFSV
- a CDS encoding TIGR03936 family radical SAM-associated protein, producing the protein MNHPFGDYLLNLERPARYIGAEFNAVRKPLDNIKLHVGLLYPEIYEIGMSNLGLKIIYHIFNSYPDVYAERIFLPWIDAIEYMKHKQIPLFTLERFTPVKNLDLLGISLHTELNYTNVLLALELSQVPLLREERMKGKYPLVVVGGPSSFNPLPLEPFVDFFVVGEGENVVKKLIPYLIDYKRGKLTISELYEGIAEIEGIYVPEISKKTKRATAYFSYDDFPVDQIVPTMEIVHHRYVVELMRGCTRGCRFCQGGFTYRPLRVRDPEEVLKIIDEGLKRTGFDEVGLLAFSISDYPYLNELIRAFKKRFGNTHISLPSLPINSLDESLLMEFEELRRFGITLAPEVASEKLRRVINKNVPLESIFRTLDLAVQFNFRHVKLYLMIGVPGETEEDLKEMVNFLKDLSTHYKRLNFKASISPFVPRPHTPFQYARQEPPEEIYLKIDYLKKAVGRLKNLTLSFHDPKMSLIEGVFGRGDRALAPVLLDVYKEGAIFDSRSEFFDFNKYLRAFEKNGVDPIKYASRRSPEEEMPWEIIETGVYPKFLKSEFFRSKKTTYTVDCMVKGCQGCGLWIREGYELCKKGLKKVEKVELFGNNLGQKSAVRFSGYLMVYKVKDRSRFISQRDLSKIIVNLLRACGVSLRYSQGYVPHPKISMPNPLPLGVESEEEYLYFEAEVIEDLDNLVKSLNYVSVSGLEILSIEPMDKKPDWKKLSTAKFRLEKDGKSEEFILDLSQSSLHKFLKESFGIDRRDLSSVRIKRVAVLK
- a CDS encoding radical SAM protein, translating into MKVLLVNPPVYDFALHDYWLKPYGLLRIASALKKEGIEFNFFDFLDRGHPFYKKLDLKTDEYGRGKFYYEEVKKPDVISFIPRKFKRYGLPTDIFLEETFSKEYDFVFITTGMTYWYLGVREVIDIARERWPMARIVVGGIAATLMHEFYLSLGADEVVLGDNWESFWSKNFYLNPLDELPYYEVYEDLNYAVLRINEGCPLRCTYCASFLLKPRFRTFDVSRLVGLVEELYFGKGVRDFVFYDDALLYNLDAGLLPFQDKLRERNLLGKIRFHTPNALHVRKINRETAILLKEMGFETIFLGVETINPDLLKKVGFKLSYKDFEEAVKNLKEAGFSGDKITAYIFLGLPGQSPEEVEENIKIISEFGIRISLSEFSPIPGTPLGNRVIEEFKLFDPLLTNNSVFPAIYYGLETVNRLKNLKNELQKKFLSTLH